Proteins encoded in a region of the Nicotiana tomentosiformis chromosome 9, ASM39032v3, whole genome shotgun sequence genome:
- the LOC138898729 gene encoding uncharacterized protein, protein MVGERVLLRVFPMKGVMRFEKKGKLSPRFIGPFDVLRHVGEVSYELALPPSLAGVHPVFHISMLRKYHGNPAHVLDFSSVKLDKDLSYVEELVAILDRHVRKLMSKNIASVKVQWRGQLIKEATWETKQDMCICYPHLFTTSDMSLCSFKDEWLF, encoded by the coding sequence atggttggagagcgggtcttgcttcgggtttttcctatgaagggtgttatgagattcgaaaagaagggcaagctaagcccaaggttcattggtccttttgatgtGTTGCGGCATGTTGgtgaggtttcttatgagcttgccttacctcctagcctagcaggagttcatccggtatttcacatttcgatgctccgaaagtatcacggtaatccggctcacgtattggattttagctcagtaaaattggacaaggatctatcttatgtggAAGAGCTAGTGGCCATTTTAGACAGGCATGTCAGAAAGCTaatgtcaaagaacattgcttccgtgaaggttcaatggaggggacaactgatcaaggaggcgacttgggagaccaagcaagATATGTGCatctgttatcctcatcttttcaccacttcagatatgtctctatgctcgttcaaggatgaatggttgttttaa